A window of Chitinophaga sp. MM2321 contains these coding sequences:
- a CDS encoding OmpA family protein: MKKFNVLVAMVLSVTMLFSCKTWQGMDNTKKGAAIGVGGGAAAGAVIGKVAGNTALGAIIGAALGGAGGALIGKKMDKQAQEIKTEVPNATVERVGEGINVTFDAGVLFGFDKSDLSAVAKENIQQLAAVLNKYPDTYVRVEGHTDDKGTDAYNLGLSERRTNSVVAYLKAQGVAANRIQGFWYGKSQPKVPNDSEANRAINRRCEFSIFANDKMKTDAKKEAGQQ, encoded by the coding sequence ATGAAAAAATTCAATGTTCTGGTAGCTATGGTCTTATCTGTAACCATGTTATTCAGTTGTAAAACCTGGCAGGGCATGGACAATACAAAGAAAGGTGCTGCGATAGGTGTTGGTGGTGGTGCTGCTGCCGGAGCCGTAATTGGTAAAGTGGCTGGTAACACGGCACTGGGTGCTATCATAGGTGCTGCATTAGGTGGTGCTGGTGGTGCCTTGATCGGTAAAAAGATGGATAAACAGGCGCAGGAAATCAAAACAGAAGTACCGAATGCTACAGTAGAACGTGTTGGTGAAGGTATCAATGTAACTTTTGACGCTGGCGTACTGTTTGGTTTTGATAAATCTGATCTGTCTGCTGTTGCCAAGGAGAATATTCAGCAACTGGCCGCTGTATTAAACAAATATCCTGATACATATGTACGTGTAGAAGGTCATACGGATGATAAGGGTACAGATGCTTACAACCTTGGTTTATCTGAAAGAAGAACCAACAGTGTAGTAGCTTACCTGAAAGCGCAGGGTGTTGCAGCTAATCGTATCCAGGGTTTCTGGTATGGTAAGAGTCAGCCTAAAGTGCCGAACGATTCAGAAGCTAACCGTGCTATAAACCGCCGTTGCGAGTTCTCTATCTTTGCAAACGACAAGATGAAGACAGACGCGAAGAAAGAAGCTGGTCAGCAGTAA
- a CDS encoding VanZ family protein yields the protein MMKIWKYYIPATVWIIMILVLCTLPSKDLPSNSFFDEIHFDKIVHFGMFGGIVLFLSLGVYWQKKHIAAVTLFLFVLVAASYGLAIEFIQKYWAVGRSFDMYDVLADTLGAIAGVIVFKIVLRLFFRNK from the coding sequence ATGATGAAAATCTGGAAATACTATATTCCGGCCACTGTATGGATCATCATGATTCTTGTTTTGTGTACGTTACCCAGTAAAGATCTTCCCTCCAACTCTTTTTTTGACGAGATCCATTTCGATAAGATCGTGCATTTCGGCATGTTTGGCGGCATCGTATTGTTTTTAAGCCTGGGCGTTTACTGGCAGAAGAAACATATTGCTGCTGTTACCTTATTCCTGTTTGTGCTGGTGGCCGCCAGCTATGGGCTGGCTATCGAATTTATTCAGAAGTACTGGGCAGTAGGCCGCAGTTTTGATATGTACGACGTTTTAGCAGATACATTGGGCGCCATTGCGGGTGTGATCGTATTTAAAATCGTACTCCGCTTATTCTTCCGGAATAAATAA
- the gcvH gene encoding glycine cleavage system protein GcvH, translated as MNFPSNLRYTKDHEWVLLEGNIATIGITEFAQRELGDIVFVDITTVGKAVNAEEVFGTVEAVKTVSDLFMPVTGTINEVNPALEAAPELVNQDPYGKGWMVKVTLSNSADVAALLDAAAYQALVGE; from the coding sequence ATGAATTTTCCGTCAAATCTGCGTTACACAAAGGATCACGAATGGGTTTTATTAGAGGGTAACATTGCAACTATTGGTATTACTGAATTTGCTCAACGCGAGTTAGGTGATATCGTTTTTGTGGATATTACCACTGTAGGTAAAGCAGTGAACGCAGAAGAAGTATTTGGTACTGTAGAAGCTGTTAAAACAGTATCTGACCTCTTCATGCCGGTTACCGGCACCATCAATGAAGTTAACCCTGCACTGGAAGCAGCTCCCGAGCTGGTAAACCAGGACCCATACGGCAAAGGCTGGATGGTGAAGGTTACTTTAAGCAATTCTGCTGATGTAGCAGCACTGCTGGATGCAGCTGCATACCAGGCACTGGTAGGCGAATAA
- a CDS encoding MoxR family ATPase has protein sequence MELSKAIVGQRYMVERLLIGLLAQGHVLLEGVPGLAKTLSIKSLASAINAKFSRIQFTPDLLPADVIGTMIYNQQRNEFMVRKGPIFANFILADEINRAPAKVQSALLEAMQERQITIGDTTFKLDDPFLVLATQNPIEQEGTYTLPEAQVDRFMLKVVIGYPTKEEEVHIIRQNLNPDAATPIRPVIQPADIMEARKLVREVYMDEKIEKYIIDIVFATRNPEDYKLQKLKPLISYGGSPRASINLALAAKAYAFMRRRGYVIPEDIRSICFDVMRHRVGLTYEAEAENVTSENILSEILNTVEVP, from the coding sequence ATGGAGTTGAGTAAAGCAATTGTGGGCCAGCGTTATATGGTGGAAAGACTCCTCATCGGCTTACTGGCGCAGGGGCACGTACTCCTGGAAGGTGTACCGGGTCTGGCAAAAACATTGTCTATCAAATCGCTGGCATCAGCGATCAATGCCAAATTCAGCCGCATCCAGTTTACACCGGACCTGCTTCCGGCGGATGTGATAGGTACTATGATCTACAATCAGCAGCGTAATGAATTTATGGTGCGCAAAGGTCCCATCTTCGCCAATTTTATCCTGGCAGATGAAATCAACCGTGCCCCCGCCAAAGTACAGAGCGCCCTGCTGGAAGCCATGCAGGAAAGACAGATCACGATCGGTGATACCACTTTCAAACTGGATGATCCTTTCCTGGTACTGGCTACACAAAACCCGATTGAACAGGAAGGTACTTATACCCTGCCTGAAGCACAGGTAGACCGTTTCATGCTGAAAGTAGTGATCGGCTATCCTACTAAAGAAGAAGAAGTACATATCATCCGTCAGAACCTGAACCCGGATGCGGCCACACCTATCCGGCCGGTGATCCAGCCTGCCGATATTATGGAAGCACGCAAACTGGTAAGGGAAGTGTATATGGATGAGAAGATTGAAAAATATATCATCGATATCGTTTTTGCTACCCGCAACCCTGAAGATTATAAGCTGCAGAAACTGAAGCCGCTTATTTCATACGGCGGTTCGCCGAGGGCCAGCATCAACCTGGCACTGGCAGCCAAAGCATATGCTTTTATGAGACGCCGGGGATATGTTATTCCTGAAGATATCCGTAGTATATGCTTCGACGTTATGCGCCACCGTGTAGGGCTGACTTATGAAGCAGAAGCAGAAAACGTAACAAGTGAAAACATCCTCAGTGAAATACTGAACACGGTAGAAGTGCCATAG
- a CDS encoding DUF58 domain-containing protein has translation MLDTAEILKKVRQIEIKTKGLTNHIFAGEYHSAFKGRGMSFSEVRDYHFGDDVRSIDWNVTARFNHPFVKVFEEERELTVMLLVDMSESSSFGTKKQDKRDLITELCAVLAFSAIKNNDKVGVIFFSDGMEKYIPPKKGKSHILFIIRELLSFTPKRKGTNIKETLRFFNNATKKRSIVFMLSDFLSGNYQEALNIASKRHDVVGVQVYDQRDKELPTVGLIQAIDAETGATQWVDTADRRVRQYYEQQFQQHAQYCKNAFMKSGAELVTIRTDEDYVKVLQTFFLNRA, from the coding sequence ATGTTAGATACAGCTGAAATATTAAAAAAGGTAAGACAGATAGAGATCAAGACGAAAGGGCTTACCAATCATATTTTTGCAGGCGAATACCATAGTGCTTTCAAAGGACGCGGTATGTCGTTTAGTGAAGTAAGGGATTATCATTTCGGAGATGATGTGAGATCTATCGACTGGAATGTAACGGCGCGTTTCAACCACCCTTTTGTGAAGGTTTTTGAAGAAGAAAGAGAGCTGACGGTAATGCTGCTGGTAGATATGAGTGAAAGCTCTTCCTTCGGTACCAAAAAACAGGATAAGCGCGACCTGATTACAGAGTTGTGCGCCGTACTTGCTTTTTCGGCTATCAAAAATAATGATAAAGTAGGCGTGATCTTTTTCAGTGATGGAATGGAGAAATATATTCCGCCAAAAAAAGGTAAATCACATATTCTTTTCATTATCCGTGAACTACTATCGTTTACGCCTAAACGAAAAGGAACCAACATTAAAGAAACGTTACGTTTCTTTAATAATGCTACCAAGAAGCGCAGTATCGTTTTTATGCTGAGCGATTTTTTATCCGGCAACTACCAGGAAGCACTCAACATCGCTTCCAAAAGACATGATGTGGTGGGCGTTCAGGTATACGACCAGCGGGATAAAGAATTACCAACGGTAGGATTAATACAGGCGATAGATGCTGAAACCGGCGCTACACAATGGGTAGACACCGCAGACCGCCGGGTAAGACAATATTACGAGCAGCAATTTCAGCAGCATGCACAATATTGTAAAAATGCTTTTATGAAAAGTGGTGCAGAACTTGTTACGATACGTACCGATGAAGATTATGTGAAGGTATTGCAAACATTTTTCCTGAACAGGGCATAA
- a CDS encoding VWA domain-containing protein, producing MDFSTWKNIEFAYPVFFWLLLLIPVMIYWRLARRKRQQGVMMMSSLEGLKGLPVSWKVRFRPVLLALRLLAFTALVTALARPQTSNTSENIDSEGIDIVMAIDISGSMLAEDLQPNRMEAAKKVAMDFVDKRISDRIGLVVFSGESFTQCPITTDHAVLKNQIMQVKSGMLQDGTAIGMGLATSVDRLRNSHVKSKVIILLTDGVNNTGLVDPLTALEIAKAFKIRVYTIGVGTIGKAPFPMPMSDGSVQMVMQDVQIDEPLMKKISKETGGKYFRATSTGDLKNIYGEIDQLEKTKVEITSYKRFAEHFFPLAMIALGCILLEAVLRYSVFKSLP from the coding sequence ATGGATTTTTCAACGTGGAAAAATATTGAATTTGCCTACCCGGTTTTCTTCTGGCTTTTGCTGCTGATACCGGTGATGATATACTGGCGCCTGGCCCGGCGCAAGCGGCAGCAGGGCGTTATGATGATGTCATCCCTCGAAGGACTGAAAGGGCTGCCGGTTTCCTGGAAAGTACGTTTCAGGCCAGTGCTGCTGGCGTTGCGACTGCTGGCATTTACAGCATTGGTAACAGCACTTGCAAGACCACAAACTTCCAATACTTCTGAAAATATAGACAGTGAAGGCATCGATATTGTGATGGCCATAGATATCTCCGGTAGTATGCTGGCAGAGGATCTTCAGCCGAATCGCATGGAAGCCGCCAAAAAAGTAGCGATGGACTTTGTGGACAAACGTATCAGCGACCGTATCGGGCTGGTAGTGTTTTCCGGCGAAAGCTTTACACAATGTCCTATCACCACCGATCATGCGGTATTGAAAAATCAGATCATGCAGGTGAAAAGCGGCATGTTACAGGACGGTACCGCCATTGGTATGGGCCTGGCTACTTCGGTAGATCGCCTGCGCAACAGTCACGTTAAAAGTAAGGTCATCATCCTGCTTACGGATGGTGTAAACAATACAGGGCTTGTAGATCCGCTCACCGCACTGGAAATAGCCAAAGCATTTAAAATAAGGGTATACACCATCGGGGTAGGAACCATAGGAAAAGCGCCCTTCCCGATGCCTATGTCTGATGGCAGCGTACAGATGGTGATGCAGGATGTACAGATTGATGAGCCGCTGATGAAAAAGATCTCCAAAGAAACCGGCGGTAAATATTTCCGCGCTACCAGTACCGGTGATCTGAAAAATATTTATGGAGAGATTGACCAACTGGAAAAAACCAAAGTGGAGATCACTTCTTATAAACGTTTTGCAGAGCATTTCTTTCCGCTGGCCATGATTGCACTGGGCTGCATATTGCTGGAAGCGGTATTGCGCTATTCCGTATTCAAAAGCCTGCCATAA
- the rsgA gene encoding ribosome small subunit-dependent GTPase A, with translation MQATVYKSTGSWYVVKTATGETFQARMKGVFKMDESITSTNPIAVGDVVEIEPDDSDANAKNAMITEIGPRKNYIVRSSPHGKNKKHIVAANLDQAVLVCTVKDPRTSQGFIDRFLVTAAAYHIPVILVFNKKDIYKAKEMDKYEAIEELYTGIGYRVVLISATTGDQVDVVKAMLKDKTTLMAGHSGVGKSSLINDLLPGLDLKTTAVSGWSGKGLHTTTSAEMYDLPDGGCLIDTPGVREFGIVDIPKTELSHYFLEMLPYIPQCQFNNCIHLNEPGCAVKVAVEAGEIDVDRYVSYATILETMREELY, from the coding sequence TTGCAAGCAACAGTATATAAATCAACGGGTAGCTGGTATGTGGTGAAAACAGCCACGGGTGAAACGTTCCAGGCGCGTATGAAAGGCGTTTTCAAAATGGATGAATCTATTACCTCTACCAACCCTATTGCGGTAGGCGATGTAGTGGAGATAGAACCCGATGATAGCGACGCCAATGCGAAGAATGCGATGATAACGGAGATCGGCCCCCGTAAAAACTATATTGTCCGCAGCTCCCCGCACGGGAAAAATAAAAAACATATCGTAGCAGCTAACTTGGATCAGGCGGTGCTGGTATGCACGGTAAAAGATCCGCGCACTTCACAGGGTTTCATTGACCGCTTTCTGGTTACAGCTGCAGCCTATCATATCCCCGTTATCCTGGTATTCAATAAAAAAGATATTTACAAAGCCAAAGAGATGGATAAGTACGAAGCCATCGAAGAACTGTATACAGGTATTGGTTACCGGGTGGTGCTGATTTCCGCTACCACCGGCGATCAGGTAGATGTGGTAAAAGCGATGTTGAAAGATAAAACTACGTTGATGGCCGGCCATTCCGGTGTGGGTAAATCCTCTCTGATCAACGACCTGCTGCCTGGCCTGGATCTGAAAACCACGGCTGTAAGCGGCTGGAGTGGCAAGGGTTTGCATACCACCACCTCCGCCGAAATGTACGATCTGCCTGATGGCGGTTGTTTAATAGATACCCCTGGTGTAAGAGAATTCGGCATCGTAGATATTCCCAAAACGGAGTTGTCTCATTACTTCCTGGAGATGCTGCCCTACATTCCACAGTGCCAGTTTAATAACTGTATCCATCTCAATGAACCCGGTTGCGCCGTGAAAGTGGCGGTAGAAGCCGGAGAAATAGATGTAGACAGATATGTAAGCTACGCCACTATCCTGGAAACAATGCGGGAGGAGCTGTACTGA
- a CDS encoding gamma carbonic anhydrase family protein — MPNIIPLRGFTPQIADDCFIAPNATIVGDVIMGKGCTIWFNAVVRGDVNSIRLGENVNIQDGAVIHCTYEKSKTIVGNNVSVGHNAILHGCTIDDDVLIGMGAIIMDNAHISSNSIIAAGAVVLSETHVEPGTIYAGVPAKKVKDIDMALIKGEINRISKNYNMYASWYQEEKVEQP; from the coding sequence ATGCCGAACATTATACCATTAAGAGGATTTACACCGCAAATTGCTGATGACTGTTTTATAGCCCCCAATGCCACTATTGTAGGTGATGTGATAATGGGTAAAGGCTGTACCATCTGGTTCAACGCAGTTGTGCGCGGAGATGTAAACAGTATCCGCCTCGGCGAAAATGTAAACATCCAGGATGGTGCAGTAATCCATTGTACCTATGAGAAATCTAAAACCATTGTAGGGAATAATGTGTCTGTAGGCCACAATGCCATTTTACACGGTTGTACCATTGATGATGATGTACTGATCGGAATGGGTGCTATTATTATGGATAATGCACACATCAGCAGCAACAGTATTATTGCCGCCGGCGCTGTGGTGTTGAGTGAAACACATGTGGAACCGGGTACTATCTATGCGGGTGTACCTGCTAAAAAAGTAAAGGATATAGATATGGCGCTGATCAAAGGAGAAATCAACCGCATTTCTAAAAACTACAACATGTACGCTTCCTGGTACCAGGAAGAAAAGGTAGAACAACCTTAA
- a CDS encoding aminotransferase class III-fold pyridoxal phosphate-dependent enzyme yields MNNRQLFLQHVAQTSDAPLALEIVKAAGMYMWDTSGKQYLDLIAGISVCNVGHCHPAVVKAIQDQAQQYMHLLVYGEFVQSPQVAFASLLTQHLPENLNCVFFTNSGAEAVEGAMKLAKRFTGRTEIAAFNRSYHGSTQGALSILGDEYWRNAYRPLLPGIQHLEYNSFASLERITENTAAVIAESVQAEGGVNVPQREWIHALRERCAATGALLVLDEIQCGFGRNGTLWAFEQLGVTPDILLLGKALGGGMPLGAFISSRETMWTLTNNPVLGHITTFGGHPVNCAAGLAGFKALLDAQLIQEVKAKEQVFLQHLRHPAIKAVRSLGLMIAVEMESFAANKKVIDYCIDKGVLTDWFLFAPECMRIAPPLIITEEEIIHACKVICEGLDNA; encoded by the coding sequence ATGAATAACAGGCAACTTTTTTTGCAGCATGTAGCACAAACTTCCGATGCCCCATTGGCACTGGAGATTGTAAAAGCAGCAGGCATGTATATGTGGGATACATCCGGCAAACAATACCTTGATCTGATAGCCGGTATCAGTGTGTGTAATGTGGGACACTGTCATCCTGCGGTGGTGAAAGCCATACAGGATCAGGCGCAACAATATATGCACCTGCTCGTGTATGGTGAGTTTGTACAGTCGCCACAGGTGGCCTTTGCCAGCTTGCTTACCCAGCATCTGCCTGAAAATTTAAATTGTGTATTCTTCACCAACTCCGGTGCTGAAGCGGTAGAAGGGGCCATGAAACTGGCCAAACGCTTTACAGGCAGAACAGAAATAGCGGCCTTTAACCGCAGTTACCACGGCTCTACACAAGGCGCATTGAGTATCCTGGGTGATGAATACTGGCGTAATGCCTATCGCCCGCTGTTGCCTGGCATTCAGCACCTGGAATACAACAGCTTTGCATCACTGGAACGGATCACGGAAAACACTGCCGCGGTGATTGCTGAAAGTGTGCAGGCAGAAGGCGGCGTAAACGTACCACAACGGGAATGGATACACGCACTTCGGGAACGCTGCGCTGCTACAGGCGCCTTACTGGTGCTGGATGAAATTCAGTGCGGCTTCGGGAGGAACGGCACCCTCTGGGCCTTTGAACAGCTGGGCGTTACACCCGATATACTGCTGCTAGGCAAAGCATTGGGTGGCGGTATGCCATTAGGTGCTTTCATCTCCTCCCGTGAAACGATGTGGACCCTCACCAATAACCCGGTACTGGGCCATATCACCACCTTTGGCGGACATCCGGTGAATTGCGCTGCCGGCCTTGCCGGTTTCAAAGCATTGCTGGATGCGCAGTTAATACAGGAAGTAAAGGCAAAGGAACAGGTGTTTTTACAACACCTCAGGCACCCCGCCATAAAAGCCGTTCGTTCTCTCGGCCTCATGATAGCCGTGGAAATGGAAAGCTTTGCCGCAAATAAAAAAGTGATCGACTATTGTATTGATAAAGGCGTGCTGACAGACTGGTTCCTGTTTGCGCCTGAATGTATGCGGATAGCACCACCATTGATTATTACGGAAGAAGAGATCATACATGCCTGCAAAGTGATTTGTGAAGGGCTGGATAATGCCTGA
- a CDS encoding DUF5686 family protein gives MLGWKRILAVIIGVSVCCSGLMAQQYKVSGVVRDAHSQEIIPFATLQFVGTQTGMVSNAEGKYLFELNVIPSDSILVRVMGYTILKMPVSREQKEQTIDFEVTRSDVSLKTYEIKANVNFALILLKQIVKHKPENNYNRLDNYKYEVYNKLELDMKNLNKDKLSKNRFTKPFAFILDNIDSTSEDKPFLPIFLTESLSDYYYQANPRKTKEIIKAARTSGIDNESVTKFLGAMYQNVNVYDNFIPVFDKQFVSPIHHNGAFYYDYKIADTQYVSGQRFIKLNFTPKRKGENTFIGDLWVHDTTYAVQKTTLSVPKDANINFIHKVSMVQEFRQLKDSSWFLYKDKFIADFWAPSPRPGKTFEFIGRKTTSYDSVVTNDTAATNIFHDKKYPESVVVLDSARDRKDAFWDDNRPEDLNKNEVGIYKMIDTLQRMPLFQKYSNTIRFLATGYKPFGPIEWGPYYYLFSQNRLEGFRLRLDLGTTPKFNKDLYLYGYLAYGFKDQVYKGKMSALWLLKRHPRMYVYGAYTKDLDNGSHYYDEVGTDNIFTLAIRKGGVPQKFLLIEEKRVEFFKEYYSGFSHQVSLIHKKARPYEPLPTAAYFPKEPNGRDPLTTTEVELRLRYAFHEQFLEGNYYRVSLGSKYPITEIKYALGIPGIGNSGQQYQRMTLSVSDYVKLPPFGSLYYNVFGGKVFGTVPYTSLEVHPGNEIYYYNKYAFNMMNRFEFLSDQYAGFNVEHTIGNGIFGYIPLIKKLKWRQFWTAKGVIGSLSESNKQLNLNNGYPFKTLQGNPYLEVGTGIENIFKFLRVDFIWRVAPGSLPDEAASKRFGVFGSFKLQF, from the coding sequence ATGCTTGGTTGGAAAAGAATATTAGCAGTAATTATTGGCGTAAGTGTTTGTTGTTCGGGATTGATGGCGCAGCAGTATAAGGTTAGCGGAGTTGTAAGGGACGCCCACTCTCAGGAAATCATCCCTTTCGCCACGCTACAGTTTGTTGGTACGCAAACAGGTATGGTGAGCAATGCGGAAGGTAAATACTTGTTTGAATTAAATGTTATCCCATCAGATTCAATACTGGTAAGGGTAATGGGGTATACCATCCTTAAAATGCCGGTCAGCCGGGAACAGAAAGAACAAACCATCGATTTTGAAGTTACCCGCTCCGATGTTTCTCTCAAAACATATGAAATAAAAGCCAACGTAAACTTCGCGCTTATTCTCCTGAAACAGATCGTAAAACATAAACCGGAAAATAATTATAACCGTCTCGATAATTATAAATACGAGGTGTATAATAAGCTGGAACTGGATATGAAAAACCTGAACAAGGATAAACTATCAAAGAACCGCTTCACCAAACCATTCGCTTTTATTCTTGATAATATCGACAGTACTTCGGAAGACAAACCCTTTCTACCCATCTTCCTCACCGAATCGCTGTCTGATTATTATTACCAGGCTAATCCGCGCAAAACAAAAGAAATTATTAAGGCAGCCCGCACTTCCGGCATCGACAATGAAAGCGTAACCAAGTTCCTCGGTGCGATGTACCAGAACGTAAATGTGTATGATAATTTCATCCCGGTATTTGATAAACAGTTTGTAAGCCCTATTCATCACAACGGCGCTTTTTACTACGATTATAAAATTGCAGATACGCAATATGTGAGCGGCCAGCGTTTCATCAAACTAAACTTTACGCCTAAACGAAAAGGAGAGAATACATTTATTGGCGACCTGTGGGTACACGACACTACCTACGCCGTGCAGAAAACTACTTTATCTGTGCCAAAGGATGCCAATATCAACTTTATACACAAAGTCAGTATGGTACAGGAGTTCCGCCAGTTGAAAGATAGCAGCTGGTTCCTGTATAAAGATAAATTTATTGCCGACTTCTGGGCACCCAGCCCGAGGCCGGGAAAAACATTTGAATTCATTGGTAGGAAAACCACTAGCTATGATAGTGTCGTCACCAATGATACCGCCGCGACCAACATCTTCCATGATAAAAAATATCCGGAGAGTGTAGTTGTTCTCGATAGTGCACGCGACCGGAAAGATGCCTTCTGGGATGATAACCGCCCGGAAGACCTGAATAAAAATGAAGTAGGTATTTATAAGATGATAGATACCTTGCAACGTATGCCCCTGTTCCAGAAATATTCCAACACCATCCGGTTTCTGGCCACCGGCTATAAGCCATTCGGACCAATAGAGTGGGGTCCTTACTATTACCTGTTTTCACAAAACAGGCTGGAAGGTTTCCGTTTGCGGCTCGACCTCGGCACCACACCTAAATTCAATAAGGATCTCTATCTCTATGGCTATCTTGCCTATGGTTTTAAAGATCAGGTGTATAAAGGAAAAATGTCTGCCTTATGGCTGTTGAAAAGACATCCGCGGATGTACGTCTATGGCGCCTATACAAAGGATCTCGACAATGGCTCGCACTATTATGATGAAGTGGGTACCGATAATATTTTCACGCTGGCTATCCGGAAAGGTGGTGTACCACAAAAATTTCTTTTGATAGAAGAGAAGCGCGTTGAGTTTTTTAAAGAATACTACAGTGGCTTTTCGCACCAGGTATCGCTGATCCATAAAAAGGCCCGGCCTTATGAACCATTGCCTACAGCAGCCTACTTCCCCAAAGAGCCAAATGGCCGTGATCCGCTCACCACAACGGAAGTAGAGTTAAGACTCCGTTATGCTTTTCATGAACAGTTCCTGGAAGGCAACTACTACCGTGTAAGCCTGGGCAGCAAATACCCGATCACAGAAATAAAATATGCATTGGGCATACCCGGAATAGGTAATAGCGGACAGCAGTATCAACGGATGACACTCAGTGTATCCGACTACGTTAAGCTGCCGCCATTCGGTTCACTTTACTATAATGTTTTTGGTGGAAAAGTTTTCGGCACGGTGCCTTATACTTCGCTGGAAGTACATCCCGGCAACGAAATTTATTACTATAATAAGTATGCGTTCAATATGATGAACCGCTTTGAGTTCCTCAGTGATCAATATGCAGGATTCAACGTGGAACACACCATCGGGAATGGTATTTTTGGTTACATCCCGTTGATCAAGAAGCTGAAGTGGCGCCAGTTCTGGACGGCCAAAGGTGTAATTGGTTCCTTATCCGAATCCAACAAACAGCTCAACCTGAATAACGGTTATCCTTTCAAAACACTACAGGGAAATCCTTATCTTGAAGTAGGTACCGGTATTGAAAATATCTTCAAATTCCTGCGGGTGGATTTCATCTGGCGCGTAGCACCGGGTTCATTGCCCGATGAAGCAGCCAGTAAACGATTCGGTGTATTTGGCAGCTTTAAGCTTCAGTTTTAA
- a CDS encoding transcriptional regulator, whose amino-acid sequence MNPIGNLNKIFESRIRLGVMSILMVNNEINFNDLKQMLEVTDGNLASHLNTLEENGYIKVYKGFIGRKTNTTYAITATGEKAFKGHLIALENMIKFTK is encoded by the coding sequence ATGAATCCAATCGGTAATTTAAATAAGATTTTTGAAAGCCGTATACGCCTGGGCGTTATGAGCATATTGATGGTAAACAATGAGATCAATTTTAATGATCTCAAACAAATGTTGGAAGTAACAGATGGAAATCTGGCCTCCCACCTTAATACGCTGGAAGAAAACGGTTATATCAAAGTATACAAAGGGTTTATTGGCCGCAAAACCAATACCACCTATGCTATTACGGCTACTGGTGAGAAAGCTTTTAAAGGACATCTTATTGCATTGGAAAATATGATCAAGTTCACAAAATAA